The following are encoded in a window of Vigna unguiculata cultivar IT97K-499-35 chromosome 8, ASM411807v1, whole genome shotgun sequence genomic DNA:
- the LOC114193515 gene encoding probable calcium-binding protein CML29: MAQVASLSAEMETLNHVLSLVEAFRAFDADNDGRITKAELGGILGSLGYNASEQEVGAMMQEGDKNRDGFLSIQEFLEMNTRELEGGSLGSTLSTAFEALDEDGNEILTGEDLHGVMQNLGLDLSLDNCVHLVASLDADGDGAVSLDEFRLIVDSLL, encoded by the coding sequence ATGGCTCAAGTCGCTTCTCTCTCCGCCGAAATGGAGACCCTGAACCATGTTCTTTCCCTAGTGGAGGCATTCAGAGCGTTCGACGCCGACAACGATGGGCGAATCACGAAGGCAGAGCTTGGAGGAATCTTGGGGTCACTCGGGTACAACGCTAGCGAGCAAGAAGTGGGTGCAATGATGCAAGAAGGTGACAAGAACAGAGATGGGTTTCTGAGCATACAGGAATTCTTGGAGATGAACACGAGAGAGTTGGAGGGTGGGAGTCTCGGCAGCACCCTCAGCACAGCGTTTGAAGCGTTGGATGAAGATGGGAACGAGATTCTGACCGGGGAAGACCTTCATGGGGTCATGCAAAACTTGGGTCTAGACTTGTCCCTCGACAACTGTGTTCATCTTGTTGCTTCTCTTGATGCAGACGGAGATGGAGCTGTGAGCTTGGATGAATTCAGACTCATAGTTGATTCACTCCTCTGA